A genome region from Myroides fluvii includes the following:
- the fabF gene encoding beta-ketoacyl-ACP synthase II, with protein sequence MKLRRVVVTGLGALTPIGNNIQEYWNNLINGVSGAAPITHFDATNFKTQFACEVKNFNVEDFIDRKEARKMDRYAQLAMVSADEAVVDSKLDLEKIDKDRAGVIWGSGIGGLETFQNEVTDFVNGNGTPRFNPFFIPKMIADIAGGHISIKYGLRGPNFTTVSACASSTNAIIDAFNYIRLGMADIMVTGGSEAAVTIAGVGGFNAMHALSTRNDSPETASRPMDKDRDGFVLGEGAGALVLEEYEHAIARGAKIYCEVGGGGMSADAHHLTAPHPEGLGATNVMKNCLRDAGLEPKDVDVVNLHGTSTPLGDIAESKAILNVFGDHAYSMNLNSTKSMTGHLLGAAGVIEAISVILSIEHGIVPPTINHFTDDDQIDAELNFTFNKAQKRDVKVGMSNTFGFGGHNACVLVKKLDI encoded by the coding sequence ATGAAATTAAGGCGAGTTGTTGTAACAGGTTTAGGTGCTCTTACTCCCATTGGGAATAATATCCAAGAGTATTGGAACAATCTTATTAATGGCGTAAGTGGAGCTGCTCCGATTACACATTTTGATGCTACCAATTTCAAAACCCAATTTGCGTGCGAAGTAAAGAATTTCAATGTAGAAGATTTTATTGATCGTAAAGAAGCACGTAAAATGGATCGATATGCTCAATTAGCCATGGTTAGTGCTGATGAGGCAGTTGTAGATTCTAAATTAGACTTAGAGAAAATAGATAAAGATAGAGCTGGAGTTATTTGGGGTTCTGGTATTGGTGGATTAGAAACCTTCCAAAATGAGGTTACAGATTTCGTAAATGGAAATGGCACACCGAGATTCAACCCGTTCTTTATTCCTAAAATGATTGCAGATATTGCAGGAGGACATATTTCAATTAAATATGGCTTACGAGGACCAAACTTTACAACGGTATCGGCTTGTGCTTCTTCTACCAATGCAATTATTGATGCATTCAACTACATCCGTTTAGGCATGGCAGACATCATGGTAACAGGAGGTTCTGAAGCAGCAGTAACGATTGCAGGTGTAGGAGGATTCAATGCAATGCACGCTTTATCTACAAGAAATGACAGTCCAGAAACAGCATCTAGACCGATGGACAAAGACCGCGATGGTTTTGTACTAGGAGAAGGCGCTGGAGCGTTAGTATTAGAAGAGTATGAACACGCCATTGCACGTGGAGCTAAAATCTACTGTGAAGTTGGCGGTGGTGGAATGTCTGCTGATGCGCATCACTTAACGGCACCACATCCTGAAGGATTAGGAGCAACTAACGTAATGAAAAACTGTTTGAGAGATGCTGGTCTTGAGCCAAAAGATGTTGATGTTGTAAATTTACACGGTACATCTACTCCATTAGGAGATATCGCAGAATCAAAAGCTATTTTAAATGTTTTTGGTGATCACGCATACTCGATGAACCTAAACTCTACCAAATCGATGACAGGCCACCTTTTAGGAGCTGCTGGAGTGATAGAGGCAATCTCCGTAATCTTATCCATCGAGCATGGAATTGTACCTCCAACGATTAATCACTTTACAGATGATGATCAAATAGATGCTGAATTAAACTTCACCTTCAATAAAGCGCAGAAAAGAGACGTTAAAGTAGGTATGAGTAACACCTTTGGCTTTGGAGGACACAACGCTTGTGTGCTAGTGAAAAAATTAGACATTTAA
- a CDS encoding acyl carrier protein: MSDIASRVKAIIVDKLGVDENEVVAEASFTNDLGADSLDTVELIMEFEKEFDIQIPDDQAENIATVGQAISYIEEAKK, encoded by the coding sequence ATGTCAGACATTGCATCAAGAGTAAAAGCGATTATCGTTGACAAATTAGGAGTTGACGAGAACGAAGTTGTAGCAGAAGCAAGCTTCACTAATGATTTAGGAGCTGATTCACTAGACACTGTTGAGCTTATCATGGAGTTCGAAAAAGAATTCGATATTCAAATTCCAGACGATCAAGCAGAAAACATCGCTACAGTTGGTCAAGCTATCTCTTACATCGAAGAAGCTAAGAAGTAA
- the purN gene encoding phosphoribosylglycinamide formyltransferase, giving the protein MRKIALFASGSGTNVENIINYFENNSIVNQYLVLVNNPHAKVIEKAEKRKVPVYIFDKNRLNNGELAEKLIAFQPDLIVLAGFLWKFPEDLVKRYHNQVINIHPALLPKYGGKGMYGHFVHEAVLANKEAETGITIHFVNENYDEGAIILQAKTPVEEHYTAEDIAKAVQALEYKHFPIVIEQLLANK; this is encoded by the coding sequence ATGAGAAAAATAGCTCTATTCGCCTCAGGTTCAGGGACTAATGTGGAGAATATCATCAACTACTTTGAGAATAACTCAATTGTCAACCAATACCTTGTTTTGGTTAATAACCCTCATGCTAAAGTAATAGAAAAAGCCGAAAAAAGAAAGGTTCCCGTTTATATTTTTGATAAAAATAGACTGAATAACGGCGAGTTAGCAGAAAAACTGATCGCTTTTCAACCTGATTTAATCGTTTTGGCCGGTTTCTTGTGGAAGTTTCCTGAAGATTTGGTAAAAAGATATCACAATCAAGTAATTAATATTCATCCTGCCTTATTGCCCAAATATGGAGGTAAAGGAATGTATGGTCACTTCGTACATGAGGCAGTTTTAGCAAATAAAGAAGCAGAAACGGGAATCACCATTCACTTTGTAAATGAAAATTACGATGAAGGAGCAATTATTTTACAAGCCAAAACACCAGTAGAAGAACATTATACGGCTGAGGATATCGCCAAAGCAGTACAAGCGTTAGAATATAAACACTTTCCAATTGTAATTGAACAGTTGCTAGCTAATAAGTAA
- the rnhA gene encoding ribonuclease HI, translating to MSQAFQVILYTDGSAQGNPGPGGYGLVLEWAGHQVFKEFAQGYRLTTNNRMELLAVIVGLEKLKNPQTRVLVVSDSKYVVDAVAKGWLFGWEKKNFKDKKNPDLWMRFLRIYRRHQVSFQWVKGHNNHPMNERCDFLAVQAGKQKDLLVDEYYEQNRE from the coding sequence ATGAGTCAAGCTTTTCAGGTTATTTTATATACAGATGGATCCGCACAAGGAAATCCCGGACCAGGCGGCTATGGCTTGGTACTCGAGTGGGCCGGTCATCAGGTGTTTAAGGAATTTGCACAAGGGTATCGACTTACAACTAATAATCGGATGGAATTATTAGCCGTGATTGTGGGGTTAGAAAAATTAAAAAATCCTCAAACCCGTGTATTAGTTGTTTCGGATTCTAAGTATGTAGTGGATGCTGTTGCAAAAGGATGGCTGTTTGGCTGGGAGAAAAAAAACTTCAAAGACAAAAAAAATCCAGATCTCTGGATGCGTTTCTTGCGTATTTATAGACGTCATCAAGTTTCGTTTCAATGGGTCAAAGGACACAACAACCACCCCATGAATGAACGTTGTGACTTCCTTGCCGTACAAGCTGGGAAGCAAAAGGATTTATTGGTCGATGAATACTATGAGCAAAATCGCGAATAA
- a CDS encoding PfkB family carbohydrate kinase, with protein MNKLLIVGTMAFDTIETPFGKTDNVLGGAATYIGLSASHFEVESAIVSVVGDDFPKEYLALLESKNIDTTGVEVIEGGKTFFWSGRYHNDLNARDTLETQLNVLADFKPVVPERFKQADVVMLGNLHPAIQQSVLDQLEKKPKLVVLDTMNFWMNCALDELKSVLKQVDVITINDEEARQLSGEYSLVKAAEVIHEMGPEYVVIKKGEHGALLFSGKDVFFAPALPLKEVFDPTGAGDTFAGGFAGYLTERGSISFQCMKNAIIFGSNLASFCVEEFGTQRMEQLEEAEMKKRLMQFKMLTQFDIELK; from the coding sequence ATGAACAAGTTATTGATCGTCGGAACGATGGCGTTTGACACTATAGAAACACCATTCGGGAAAACGGACAACGTATTAGGAGGTGCTGCTACCTACATTGGGCTTTCAGCCTCGCACTTTGAGGTAGAATCAGCCATAGTTTCCGTAGTAGGAGATGATTTTCCTAAAGAGTATTTAGCCTTACTAGAGAGTAAGAATATCGATACAACGGGTGTCGAAGTGATTGAAGGAGGAAAAACGTTCTTTTGGAGCGGCAGATACCACAACGATCTAAATGCAAGAGATACCTTAGAGACTCAATTAAATGTATTAGCGGATTTCAAACCCGTAGTTCCTGAGCGTTTTAAACAAGCAGATGTTGTGATGTTGGGTAATTTACATCCCGCTATTCAACAATCCGTATTAGATCAGTTGGAAAAGAAACCGAAATTAGTGGTGTTAGATACCATGAATTTTTGGATGAATTGCGCATTAGACGAGCTTAAATCTGTTTTAAAGCAAGTCGATGTGATTACCATTAACGATGAAGAGGCCCGTCAGCTGTCTGGGGAGTATTCGCTGGTAAAAGCAGCGGAAGTAATTCACGAAATGGGTCCTGAATATGTCGTGATTAAAAAAGGAGAACACGGAGCCTTGTTGTTTTCGGGTAAAGATGTTTTCTTTGCGCCAGCGCTACCACTAAAAGAAGTATTTGATCCAACAGGAGCAGGGGATACTTTTGCAGGAGGATTTGCTGGTTATTTAACGGAAAGAGGAAGTATATCCTTTCAATGTATGAAGAACGCTATTATTTTTGGCTCTAACTTAGCCTCCTTCTGTGTGGAAGAATTCGGAACACAGCGCATGGAACAGCTAGAAGAAGCCGAAATGAAAAAAAGATTAATGCAATTTAAAATGTTAACCCAGTTCGACATTGAACTCAAGTAA
- a CDS encoding amidophosphoribosyltransferase, which translates to MSDALQHECGIAFLRLKKPLSYYKEKYGSAFYPIQKMYLLLEKQHNRGQDGAGLASIKLDMEPGERYISRVRSNKAQPIQDIFAQINGRINAEMEEHPEYADSADLQKKHVPYLGEVFLGHVRYGTFGKNSIESVHPFLRQNNWMHRNLIVAGNFNLTNVRELFDDLVRLGQHPKEMSDTITVMEKIGHFLDDEIDDLYYQIKQEGFSKKTASPIIGERLDIARILRRASKNWDGGFTMAGMLGHGDAFVFRDPAGIRPAFYYENDEIVVVASERPVIQTALNVPFEDIKELTPGQAIIVKKDASVHFEQILEPLPLKACSFERVYFSRGNDADIYQERKDLGKLIFPQVLDVINNDTDNSVFSYIPNTSETSFFGMIEGAQDFLNQRKISDILKNKESLSEAKLQEILSVKLRTEKIAIKDAKLRTFITDDSSRDDLVAHVYDVTYGVIKPTDNLVIIDDSIVRGTTLKKSIIRMLDRLNPKKIVVVSAAPQVRYPDCYGIDMAKLEGLIAFQAVIEMLKERNMYHIVEEVYQKSKAQVGLKDEEVINHVKEIYAPFTAEEISTKIAQMVTEEGIKSEIKIVFQSIENLHTACPKNLGDWYFTGDYPTKGGNRVVNRAFINYYEGRDEKPY; encoded by the coding sequence ATGAGCGACGCACTGCAACACGAATGTGGAATTGCTTTTTTACGATTAAAAAAGCCTCTATCCTATTATAAAGAAAAATATGGGAGTGCATTTTACCCCATTCAAAAAATGTACTTATTATTAGAAAAACAACATAATAGAGGACAAGATGGAGCTGGTTTGGCAAGTATTAAACTTGATATGGAACCAGGCGAGCGCTATATTAGTCGTGTGCGATCAAATAAAGCACAACCCATTCAAGATATTTTTGCTCAAATCAACGGGCGTATTAATGCGGAAATGGAAGAACATCCCGAATATGCGGATAGTGCTGATTTACAAAAAAAACACGTTCCCTATTTAGGAGAAGTATTCTTGGGTCACGTGCGCTATGGAACATTCGGAAAAAATAGCATTGAGAGTGTTCATCCTTTTTTGCGTCAAAACAACTGGATGCACCGCAATCTAATTGTTGCTGGAAACTTCAACCTAACGAACGTTAGAGAGTTGTTTGACGATTTAGTGCGCCTAGGACAACATCCAAAAGAAATGTCAGATACCATTACCGTAATGGAGAAAATCGGTCATTTCTTAGATGATGAAATCGATGATTTATACTACCAAATCAAACAAGAAGGTTTTTCTAAAAAAACGGCTTCCCCAATTATTGGAGAGCGCTTAGATATTGCTCGTATCTTAAGAAGAGCGTCAAAAAACTGGGATGGTGGATTTACTATGGCTGGAATGTTAGGGCATGGAGATGCTTTCGTATTTAGAGATCCAGCGGGAATTCGCCCAGCTTTCTATTATGAAAACGATGAAATCGTAGTAGTAGCAAGTGAACGTCCAGTGATTCAAACGGCGTTGAATGTGCCATTTGAAGATATTAAAGAACTAACACCAGGTCAGGCAATCATTGTAAAGAAAGATGCAAGTGTACACTTTGAGCAAATCTTAGAACCACTTCCATTGAAAGCGTGTTCTTTCGAACGCGTGTATTTCTCAAGAGGAAATGACGCCGATATTTATCAAGAACGCAAAGACTTAGGGAAATTGATTTTTCCACAAGTTTTAGATGTAATCAACAACGATACGGATAATTCCGTATTCTCTTATATTCCGAATACGTCAGAGACGTCTTTCTTCGGTATGATTGAAGGGGCACAAGACTTCTTGAATCAACGTAAAATTTCGGATATCTTAAAGAATAAAGAATCGCTTTCTGAAGCAAAACTACAAGAGATTTTATCAGTGAAATTGCGCACGGAGAAAATCGCAATTAAAGATGCGAAATTGCGTACGTTTATCACAGATGACAGTAGTCGCGATGATTTAGTTGCTCACGTATACGACGTAACCTATGGGGTGATTAAACCAACAGATAACTTGGTGATTATCGACGATAGTATTGTTCGCGGAACGACGTTGAAGAAAAGTATCATCCGCATGTTGGATCGCTTGAATCCGAAAAAGATAGTGGTTGTTTCCGCAGCACCTCAAGTGCGTTACCCGGATTGCTACGGAATTGACATGGCGAAATTAGAAGGGTTAATCGCTTTCCAAGCGGTAATCGAGATGCTGAAAGAACGCAATATGTATCATATCGTAGAAGAGGTATACCAAAAATCAAAAGCGCAAGTGGGCTTAAAAGATGAAGAGGTAATCAACCACGTAAAAGAGATTTATGCTCCTTTTACAGCGGAGGAAATTTCGACTAAAATCGCTCAAATGGTAACAGAAGAGGGAATCAAATCGGAAATAAAAATCGTCTTCCAATCGATTGAGAACTTACATACCGCTTGTCCAAAGAACTTAGGAGATTGGTATTTTACGGGTGATTATCCTACAAAAGGAGGAAATCGAGTAGTAAACCGCGCATTCATCAACTACTACGAAGGTAGAGATGAAAAACCGTATTAA
- a CDS encoding AAA family ATPase, producing the protein MATAEQIKSLLESHYKNDNERFTSIALQVAAHEARKGSMTVANEIKALVDRSQKDNFHVIKLEPNLSDLVLVYYPEIQLNDLVLSDEVVTKLDRIVREYKERDKLRKHGLSNRSKLLLSGLPGTGKTATASVIAGELKLPLYVVMMDKLMTKYMGETASKLRLIFDMMVSKRGVYLFDEFDALGAERGRDNEVGEMRRVLNAFLQFLEQDQSESIIFGATNNLKILDSALFRRFDDIIHYDIPGAKEIEALLQLKLRGFLGDYSLKPLVEEAKGLSHAEITNACNDAVKEIILDNKTIVSQKLLLQMIKDRKQTYHLL; encoded by the coding sequence ATGGCAACAGCAGAGCAAATAAAGTCTTTATTAGAATCGCATTACAAAAATGATAATGAGCGGTTTACTTCCATTGCACTTCAAGTAGCAGCACATGAAGCGCGCAAGGGCAGTATGACCGTAGCCAACGAGATTAAAGCGCTGGTTGATCGTTCTCAAAAGGATAATTTTCATGTCATTAAATTAGAACCCAATCTCAGTGATTTGGTACTCGTTTATTATCCAGAGATACAGTTAAACGATTTAGTTTTATCAGACGAAGTTGTAACGAAGCTAGATCGCATTGTACGTGAATATAAAGAACGCGATAAACTAAGAAAACATGGATTGAGCAATAGAAGTAAGCTGTTGTTGTCTGGTTTACCCGGAACAGGAAAGACAGCTACGGCTTCTGTTATAGCGGGAGAACTTAAATTACCATTGTATGTGGTGATGATGGATAAACTCATGACCAAGTATATGGGAGAAACGGCATCTAAATTACGCCTGATCTTCGATATGATGGTGTCTAAGCGAGGCGTTTATCTCTTTGATGAATTTGATGCCCTTGGTGCAGAAAGAGGAAGAGACAATGAAGTAGGAGAAATGAGACGCGTGCTCAATGCCTTCTTGCAGTTCTTAGAGCAAGACCAATCCGAAAGTATCATCTTTGGCGCAACAAATAATTTAAAAATATTAGATTCAGCCCTCTTTAGACGCTTTGATGATATTATTCATTACGATATTCCTGGAGCGAAAGAAATTGAAGCTTTACTTCAGTTGAAATTACGTGGTTTTTTAGGTGATTACAGTTTGAAACCCCTTGTTGAAGAGGCCAAAGGACTTAGTCATGCGGAAATAACCAATGCTTGTAATGATGCTGTGAAGGAGATTATCTTGGATAATAAAACAATCGTTTCTCAGAAACTACTATTGCAAATGATTAAAGATCGAAAGCAGACTTATCATCTACTCTAA
- a CDS encoding S8 family peptidase, giving the protein MSESFKPHLFVQHVKEQQGYTRPKTSFGGIPLPERNKEAQGKLVLDSLNQLWTGFEAENKYAIQHNIPMRKGEYITVKGEQGQSLEVDTLNRNGGTFLSLKRENEVEEAIIYIPFEKREALLKKVSQYLTEFTASQKPKHQKLIDKIASVQRASIEDLWTGDSALLPQEEAQWCELWLTLNESTWTDEVHREIIAIFDLYDIDFIEERQFFPERTVVSIKANHVQLDHLISSYSYIAEIRRSEELNRFWTRNLMGVEREEWCDNVLERTDYEESSYVVTILDSGVNNDHLLIRNYLSDEDRLTVDDNWGIRDVGYQGHGTSMAGLILYPNLRTILESADRYTLRYKLESVKILPPNEDITKRAWHFVTTDAVSRAIISNPNHQRIYCMAVTATNQNDFGKPSTWSATIDSITSGVEDGESKLFVISAGNVRQEEDWKNYPESNLNLSVESPAQAWNAITVGAYTTKTIEGIDTVAGAFELSPFSTTSASWESKWPVKPEVVFEGGNAIRREDSVDCDEELELLTTSFMEGQNQFKTFSATSAATALASNFLARLRAQYPDAWVETLRGLLVHAADWTPEMKQQFNTDLRAIRSKQELLKIFGYGTPDFKKAVQCKSSYLTLISEERIQPYKLEDRRVKTNEIHYYELPWPAAILAELGDTIVKVKVTLSYFIEPNPGEKGYSTSYAYQSSALEFKLIHPTESFENFKARINEQYENPEGETSKITDLRWFYGSLFKGSIHSNYIEGAAVEIAQCNKLAVFPKASGWWKNLKGKNKYNQTMRYSLIISIETPELETDIYTPVQLQIENMNRIQQDVVI; this is encoded by the coding sequence ATGTCCGAAAGTTTCAAACCACATTTGTTTGTACAGCATGTTAAAGAACAGCAGGGCTATACAAGGCCAAAAACAAGTTTTGGTGGAATTCCACTTCCAGAAAGGAATAAAGAAGCACAAGGAAAACTTGTTTTAGATAGTCTGAATCAGCTATGGACGGGATTTGAGGCAGAAAATAAATATGCTATTCAGCACAATATCCCCATGCGAAAAGGGGAATATATTACCGTTAAAGGAGAACAAGGGCAAAGTTTAGAAGTAGATACATTAAATAGAAACGGAGGAACCTTTCTCAGTCTAAAAAGAGAAAATGAAGTAGAAGAAGCAATCATCTATATCCCATTTGAAAAAAGAGAGGCCTTACTTAAAAAGGTCAGTCAATACTTAACTGAATTCACAGCTTCTCAAAAACCCAAACATCAAAAACTTATCGATAAAATAGCCTCCGTTCAACGTGCTTCTATAGAAGATCTTTGGACGGGAGATTCAGCGCTCCTACCTCAAGAAGAGGCACAATGGTGTGAGTTATGGTTAACGCTAAACGAGAGTACATGGACAGATGAAGTTCATCGAGAAATCATAGCGATTTTCGATCTATACGATATTGATTTTATAGAAGAAAGACAATTCTTTCCGGAACGTACCGTTGTTTCCATTAAGGCCAATCACGTACAATTAGATCATTTAATTAGTTCTTATAGTTATATAGCAGAAATAAGAAGATCAGAAGAATTGAATCGCTTTTGGACACGTAATCTTATGGGTGTAGAAAGAGAAGAGTGGTGCGATAATGTTCTGGAAAGAACAGATTATGAAGAATCTTCTTATGTTGTGACAATATTGGATTCTGGCGTGAATAACGATCACTTACTTATTCGTAATTATTTAAGCGATGAAGATAGACTGACTGTTGATGACAACTGGGGAATACGAGATGTAGGATATCAAGGACATGGGACGTCAATGGCAGGTTTGATCTTATATCCAAATTTGCGAACCATATTAGAATCAGCAGATCGATATACATTGAGGTATAAATTAGAATCGGTTAAGATATTACCTCCTAATGAGGATATAACGAAAAGAGCTTGGCATTTTGTTACGACTGATGCGGTGAGTCGAGCCATAATTAGTAATCCCAATCATCAACGAATCTATTGTATGGCGGTTACAGCCACTAATCAAAATGATTTTGGTAAACCCTCGACTTGGTCAGCAACTATCGATAGCATAACGAGTGGGGTTGAAGATGGAGAGTCAAAATTGTTTGTTATTAGTGCAGGAAATGTTAGACAGGAGGAGGATTGGAAGAATTATCCCGAAAGCAATTTGAATTTATCCGTTGAAAGTCCAGCGCAGGCATGGAATGCGATAACCGTTGGTGCATACACAACAAAAACGATTGAAGGAATAGATACAGTAGCTGGTGCATTTGAGTTATCTCCCTTTAGCACTACATCTGCAAGTTGGGAGTCTAAGTGGCCTGTAAAACCAGAGGTTGTATTCGAAGGAGGTAACGCCATTAGACGAGAGGATAGTGTTGATTGTGATGAAGAATTAGAATTGTTGACTACTTCTTTTATGGAAGGACAGAATCAGTTTAAAACATTTAGTGCAACAAGTGCAGCAACAGCTTTAGCATCAAATTTTTTAGCGCGATTGAGAGCACAATATCCTGACGCTTGGGTAGAAACGCTTAGAGGGTTATTAGTACATGCTGCAGATTGGACACCAGAAATGAAACAGCAGTTTAATACTGATCTTAGAGCTATTCGCAGTAAACAAGAGTTACTGAAGATTTTTGGATATGGCACACCCGATTTTAAAAAGGCAGTACAATGCAAATCGAGCTATCTGACTTTAATTTCTGAAGAAAGAATACAACCCTATAAATTAGAGGATAGACGAGTTAAGACAAATGAAATTCACTACTATGAATTACCGTGGCCAGCAGCTATTTTAGCCGAATTAGGAGATACAATTGTAAAAGTGAAGGTCACCTTGTCTTATTTTATAGAACCCAATCCAGGGGAAAAAGGATATTCTACCTCTTACGCCTATCAATCTAGTGCGTTGGAATTTAAGCTAATTCACCCGACAGAAAGCTTTGAAAATTTTAAGGCAAGAATTAATGAGCAATATGAAAACCCAGAAGGAGAAACGAGTAAGATTACTGATTTGAGATGGTTTTATGGATCATTGTTTAAAGGTTCTATCCACAGTAATTACATTGAAGGTGCCGCTGTTGAAATTGCTCAGTGCAATAAATTAGCTGTATTTCCCAAGGCTTCGGGTTGGTGGAAAAATTTGAAAGGGAAAAATAAGTATAATCAAACGATGCGCTATTCGTTGATCATTTCTATTGAAACTCCTGAATTAGAGACGGATATTTATACCCCTGTTCAGCTACAGATAGAAAATATGAATCGTATTCAACAAGACGTAGTTATATAA
- a CDS encoding SLC13 family permease has product MRLDYEPESLRHKSKRNYIIIGLNVLMLFALIRFLPYEPQVNKGLALLAFVAVLWLTEALHVTTTAVFVPVLAIGLGLTDVQPALVSFADPNIFLFLGGFVLAGALHVQKLDLIIASKIMYLAKGRLAHAIFYLFLATAVLSMWISNTATVAMMLPLVTGILSQMDKAQHRNTYVFVLLGIAYSASIGGMGTIVGSPPNAIVASQLNISFAEWLKMGFPMVIILLPLMIAVIYFVFKPKLNQKFEHQMESIPMNTDRWITLGIFLLTAICWILSNQINPLFAALVGFEGTFKNFDTFIALGAFILICVSQVSRWKELQHNVDWGVLLLFGGGLTLSMVLKDSGASKVMADLLVSIIQGSSFFIISLVVAFFIVFLTEFTSNTASAALLVPIFFSISQELGMHPLGLSMIIGLGASCAFMLPVATPPNAIVFGTGDIQQKDMMKAGFILNVFCAVIIGTVAYFFWLG; this is encoded by the coding sequence ATGCGACTCGATTACGAACCAGAAAGTCTTAGACATAAATCCAAACGAAACTATATTATCATTGGCTTAAACGTATTGATGCTCTTTGCTTTAATTCGCTTTCTACCCTATGAACCTCAAGTAAATAAAGGCCTTGCTCTGTTGGCTTTTGTGGCCGTTTTATGGCTGACAGAGGCACTACACGTCACAACAACCGCTGTCTTTGTTCCCGTGCTCGCCATTGGATTAGGACTAACAGATGTTCAACCCGCACTCGTTTCCTTTGCCGATCCGAATATCTTTCTATTTCTAGGGGGTTTTGTACTTGCTGGGGCTCTACACGTACAAAAGTTAGATTTAATTATCGCCAGTAAGATTATGTACTTAGCCAAAGGTCGATTAGCTCATGCTATTTTTTATTTATTTCTCGCTACGGCTGTGCTCTCTATGTGGATCAGCAATACAGCTACGGTCGCTATGATGCTCCCGCTCGTAACGGGAATATTAAGTCAAATGGACAAAGCACAACACCGCAATACCTACGTATTTGTTTTGTTGGGTATTGCTTATAGTGCAAGTATTGGTGGAATGGGAACGATTGTCGGAAGCCCTCCCAATGCCATCGTTGCTTCTCAATTGAATATCTCCTTCGCAGAATGGCTCAAAATGGGTTTTCCCATGGTGATAATCCTCTTGCCTTTGATGATTGCTGTGATTTATTTTGTCTTTAAACCCAAACTCAACCAGAAATTTGAACATCAAATGGAATCTATTCCCATGAACACGGATCGCTGGATTACCTTGGGTATTTTCTTGTTAACGGCGATTTGTTGGATTTTGAGCAATCAAATCAATCCATTATTTGCAGCTTTGGTTGGATTTGAAGGTACGTTCAAGAACTTTGATACTTTCATTGCACTTGGGGCATTTATTCTTATTTGCGTCAGTCAAGTCTCTCGATGGAAAGAACTGCAACACAATGTCGATTGGGGTGTTTTACTTTTATTTGGCGGGGGATTGACGTTGAGTATGGTACTAAAAGATTCGGGCGCAAGTAAGGTCATGGCCGATTTACTCGTGTCCATTATTCAAGGTAGTTCGTTCTTCATCATCAGCCTAGTTGTGGCTTTCTTTATTGTCTTCTTGACGGAATTTACCTCGAATACCGCGAGTGCAGCACTTTTAGTTCCCATCTTCTTCTCGATTTCTCAAGAATTGGGCATGCATCCCCTGGGACTTTCCATGATTATCGGACTCGGTGCTTCTTGTGCATTCATGCTTCCTGTAGCTACACCTCCAAATGCGATTGTATTCGGTACGGGAGATATTCAACAAAAAGACATGATGAAAGCGGGGTTTATCTTGAATGTTTTCTGTGCCGTGATTATTGGTACAGTGGCTTACTTTTTTTGGTTGGGGTAA
- a CDS encoding superoxide dismutase: MAFELPQLPYAYDALEPHIDARTMEIHHTKHHNAYTTNLNAAIAGTELEGKTIEEILANLDMANGAVRNNGGGFYNHNLFWTLMSPNGGGEPTGELADAIAKDFGSFANFKEAFAKAGATQFGSGWAWLCVKNGKLEVCGTPNQDNPLMPGVACGGFPILGMDVWEHAYYLNYQNRRPDYISAFFSVINWAEVAKRYAAAK; encoded by the coding sequence ATGGCTTTCGAATTACCACAATTACCTTATGCGTATGACGCATTAGAACCACATATTGACGCTCGTACAATGGAAATACACCATACGAAACACCACAATGCTTATACGACTAATTTAAATGCAGCTATCGCTGGTACAGAATTGGAAGGAAAAACAATCGAGGAGATTTTAGCAAACCTTGATATGGCTAATGGTGCAGTTCGCAACAACGGTGGAGGTTTCTACAACCACAACTTATTCTGGACCCTAATGAGCCCGAATGGTGGTGGAGAACCAACAGGAGAATTAGCAGATGCTATTGCTAAAGATTTTGGTTCATTTGCAAACTTCAAAGAAGCTTTCGCAAAAGCAGGTGCTACGCAATTCGGTTCAGGTTGGGCATGGTTATGCGTTAAAAATGGTAAATTAGAAGTATGTGGTACGCCAAACCAAGACAACCCGCTTATGCCAGGTGTTGCTTGTGGTGGTTTTCCAATCTTAGGAATGGATGTTTGGGAACATGCGTACTACTTAAACTACCAAAACAGACGCCCTGACTATATTTCTGCTTTCTTCAGCGTAATCAACTGGGCTGAAGTTGCTAAGAGATATGCAGCAGCAAAATAA